From Primulina tabacum isolate GXHZ01 chromosome 2, ASM2559414v2, whole genome shotgun sequence, one genomic window encodes:
- the LOC142537693 gene encoding uncharacterized protein LOC142537693 has translation MTARKLRPYFLSHSIVVFTNSPLGRIMTHAEVSGRMIKWTIELGEYDIEYKPRVAIKAQALTDFLIEMIQPREEEVWRVFVDGASNLSGCGVGVVLIAPSGEKIKLALRIDSRVTNNEAEYEAVLAGLQAAREVGASWVIIYSDSQLVAQQIKGTYVAKNEKMLKYLGLITARAACLTERSIEQIPMEENEEADILEKLAASMSDISTRQVMCFTRLVLFVDKEVPPARKNSWITPLIEYIVHAKLPEDRAQALKVKKQAPRFVFLNDIFYRRSYQGPLLKCLSEDEVEYVLREIHEGCCGKHLDGTALSGKVILAGFWWPRMNQDATQLVQKCKGC, from the coding sequence ATGACTGCCCGGAAGCTGAGACCTTATTTTCTCTCACATTCAATTGTGGTTTTTACTAATTCTCCACTCGGGAGAATCATGACACATGCTGAAGTCTCGGGAAGAATGATTAAGTGGACTATAGAGCTCGGGGAATATGATATTGAATATAAACCTCGAGTTGCTATAAAAGCCCAAGCATTGACAGACTTCCTGATAGAGATGATTCAACCGAGAGAAGAGGAAGTATGGAGAGTTTTTGTTGATGGGGCATCAAATTTGTCGGGGTGTGGAGTTGGGGTAGTTTTAATTGCTCCATCAGGAGAAAAGATCAAGTTGGCTCTAAGAATCGACTCCAGGGTCACCAATAACGAGGCGGAATATGAGGCCGTTCTGGCAGGATTACAAGCTGCTCGGGAAGTCGGTGCATCCTGGGTCATCATTTACTCTGATTCTCAACTAGTGGCCCAGCAAATCAAGGGAACATATGTAGCCAAAAACGAAAAAATGCTCAAATATTTGGGACTCATTACAGCTCGGGCTGCCTGCCTAACTGAACGGAGCATCGAACAAATCCCCATGGAAGAAAATGAGGAGGCtgatattttagaaaaattagcCGCCTCCATGTCGGACATAAGCACACGGCAAGTCATGTGTTTTACCCGGTTAGTGCTTTTTGTTGATAAAGAAGTACCACCGGCCCGGAAAAATTCGTGGATAACTCCTTTGATCGAGTACATAGTCCATGCTAAGCTCCCGGAAGACAGAGCTCAAGCCCTGAAAGTTAAAAAGCAAGCACCCAGATTTGTCTTtctgaatgatattttttacagACGATCATATCAGGGCCCTTTGCTCAAATGCTTATCAGAAGATGAAGTAGAATATGTCCTCCGAGAAATACACGAAGGGTGTTGTGGTAAACATCTCGATGGGACTGCCTTGTCTGGAAAAGTTATACTAGCCGGATTTTGGTGGCCTCGGATGAATCAAGATGCTACTCAACTTGTTCAGAAATGTAAAGGTTGCTAG
- the LOC142537694 gene encoding uncharacterized protein LOC142537694, whose translation MISGGSTDGDSNRARKASSRKECLEIDGKGGNEPVISFGPEDLRGVSLPHNDALVIQARVANYDVLRVFVDNGSFVNVIFKEALIQMDLYEYQLEAVETALFGFAGHAVYPEGEITLPLTLGTGDLRKTVMTIFTVVDAPSSCNITLGRPAMNELRAVASTYHQKIKFPIRGRVGEVRGDQPSSRRFYGETVRVDQKRARREEKGKKESRTEEVAEERELHFVAEEEQETVEIKPGKHIRVARDINAPTRVNLLNCLKAKINVFAWSQQELAGISPQVTEHKLNILSGSRPVKQKKRHFDPEKDKVIDEQVGELLRAGHIREVQFPTWLSNVVLVPKATGKWRMCVNFRDLNKACPKDCYPLPRIDQLVDSTSGCELLSFLDAYQGYHQIPLAHEDQDKASFITFGGTFCYVVMPFGFKNARATYQRLMNHVFQKQIGRNIEVYVDDILIKT comes from the coding sequence atgatttcaGGAGGGTCTACAGATGGTGACTCTAACCGAGCTCGGAAGGCGAGTAGTAGAAAGGAGTGTCTGGAGATTGATGGGAAGGGAGGGAATGAGCCAGTCATAAGTTTTGGTCCAGAAGACCTCAGGGGAGTCAGTCTGCCCCATAATGATGCTCTTGTTATCCAAGCCCGAGTGGCTAATTATGATGTACTTAGGGTTTTCGTTGATAATGGCAGCTTTGTCAATGTCATATTCAAAGAAGCCCTGATTCAAATGGATTTATATGAATACCAACTGGAGGCGGTCGAGACTGCCTTGTTTGGCTTCGCAGGTCATGCCGTATACCCGGAGGGGGAAATAACCTTGCCATTGACCCTAGGAACTGGGGATTTGAGGAAGACAGTCATGACGATCTTTACAGTGGTGGATGCCCCATCCTCATGCAACATTACCTTGGGGAGGCCGGCTATGAATGAGCTGAGAGCTGTGGCCTCCACTTATCATCAGAAAATTAAATTTCCTATACGAGGACGAGTCGGGGAGGTCAGGGGAGATCAACCTTCTTCTCGGAGGTTTTATGGGGAGACTGTCCGAGTGGATCAGAAGAGGGCGAGGAGGGAGGAGAAGGGGAAGAAAGAGAGTCGAACAGAAGAAGTGGCCGAGGAAAGAGAGCTGCATTTTGTTGCGGAGGAAGAACAAGAAACGGTGGAGATCAAGCCAGGAAAACACATCCGGGTGGCCCGAGATATCAATGCGCCCACCCGGGTAAATCTCTTAAATTGTTTAAAAGCTAAAATTAATGTTTTCGCATGGTCTCAACAGGAACTAGCCGGGATCTCACCACAGGTGACTGagcataaattaaatatcctCTCGGGATCTCGGCCCGTGAAGCAGAAGAAGAGGCATTTTGACCCGGAAAAAGATAAAGTCATTGATGAGCAAGTGGGAGAGCTGTTGCGGGCCGGCCACATTCGGGAGGTCCAATTCCCTACTTGGCTCTCAAATGTGGTCCTTGTTCCAAAAGCCACTGGAAAATGGAGGATGTGCGTAAATTTCCGGGACTTGAATAAAGCTTGTCCCAAGGATTGTTACCCACTTCCCCGGATTGATCAACTGGTGGACTCAACATCCGGGTGCGAGTTATTAAGCTTTCTGGATGCTTATCAGGGATACCACCAAATCCCCTTAGCCCatgaagatcaagataaagccaGTTTTATCACTTTCGGAGGCACTTTCTGCTACGTGGTTATGCCCTTTGGATTTAAGAATGCTAGGGCCACGTACCAACGCTTGATGAATCATGTTTTTCAGAAGCAGATAGGCAGGAACATTGAAGTGTATGTGGATGATATCTTGATCAAGACCTAG
- the LOC142537695 gene encoding uncharacterized protein LOC142537695, translating into MLEGKVGSKSNAQIVKGCPFSDIIVWEPLPGHFKSAKIKDYDGSTEPEDHLAQFENMAMLHCYGDQIKCKFSSSKKYKKTAFSLFEVRQGQDETLRAYIKRFNRVALEVPACASETKVTAFMQGLWEGDFFRSLTKKLPGNFDDLLSRAEKYINMEEAQNQKREALKRSRGDRVVRPEERAHKKSGPGHFSHVPQRISWDREIQECSLDMTPRPSSAALPSRPERKGFCTLHKECSHNTSECRTLRKESGRCPMPESHPSEIGLDNHLGYLDVSDRIFPENQQISRVEVEERKEVPWKKEVDSQRRETTSRVDE; encoded by the exons ATGTTGGAGGGGAAAGTTGGTTCTAAAAGCAATGCTCAAATTGTCAAGGGTTGCCCATTCTCCGATATCATTGTCTGGGAACCACTTCCCGGGCACTTCAAGTCAGCCAaaatcaaagattatgatgggaGTACTGAACCCGAAGATCATCTTGCTCAATTTGAAAACATGGCTATGTTACATTGCTACGGAGATCAAATCAAATGCAAA TTCAGTAGTAGCAAGAAATACAAGAAGACTGCCTTCAGTCTGTTTGAAGTAAGGCAGGGCCAAGATGAAACTCTAAGAGCCTACATCAAGAGATTTAATCGAGTAGCTTTGGAGGTCCCAGCATGTGCTTCAGAGACAAAAGTTACAGCTTTTATGCAAGGATTGTGGGAGGGAGATTTCTTTCGATCCCTAACCAAAAAATTGCCCGGGAACTTTGACGATCTTCTATCCAGGGCAGAAAAGTACATTAACATGGAAGAGGCACAGAACCAAAAAAGGGAGGCCTTGAAAAGATCCAGGGGAGACCGGGTTGTCAGGCCCGAGGAGAGGGCTCACAAGAAGAGTGGTCCAGGGCATTTCTCTCATGTCCCTCAGAGAATTTCCTGGGATCGGGAAATCCAAGAATGTAGCTTGGACATGACTCCTCGTCCGAGTTCAGCAGCACTACCGTCAAGGCCAGAAAGGAAAGGGTTCTGCACCCTTCATAAAGAATGTTCTCACAACACAAGTGAATGCCGAACTCTGAGGAAGGAGTCTGGTAGGTGTCCTATGCCAGAATCTCATCCCTCCGAGATAGGTCTAGACAACCACCTTGGCTATCTCGACGTCTCGGACCGAATATTCCCCGAAAATCAGCAGATATCCCGAGTGGAAGTAGAAGAGAGGAAGGAAGTTCCCTGGAAGAAAGAAGTAGACAGCCAGAGAAGAGAAACGACTTCTCGAGTCGATgagtaa